One Pseudochaenichthys georgianus chromosome 4, fPseGeo1.2, whole genome shotgun sequence DNA window includes the following coding sequences:
- the zbtb7a gene encoding zinc finger and BTB domain-containing protein 7A isoform X1, whose translation MKTPKCWESVWNASKKQAAGKTPGELQGTSVAVGRSKTPPINLATGRRTDGRTDTRVGAVLGGSAAGWWKMSSGAGGRGGRRLRGTASSAGGGGRGGAGEAEEGPVGIPFPEHSADILGSLNKQRLSGLLCDVLLVSQELEFPAHRSVLASCSSYFHKLFTSGATADQQNVYNIDFVVAEALGALLDFAYTATLTVSHSSVADILAAARLLEIPPVQDVCTHLLDSKVLSPPAGSERRDEEEEGKGRGGREQGNRVRAQEFLEFYLRGAHWSSSCSTPELRDLPTHLHFNHGNGGTPSNGAPAGPGKYYSPLALALAQAPTQEQDEEDDDEEDEEDEDGEAVQGNGAGLGSAYYPPSQNGHVHLPPESRLGQEPEMEDESREALARDRGSASALLQQMMDSIERQKDRATTGEEQGDGDDPDMEFYLNYFNSTQHEDPVSAAVSQGVPPLWLSRGRTGQDRAGGGERGVGERDSGGAGGGGGGAGERKMRSKAFQKCPICSKVIQGAGKLPRHIRTHTGEKPYECAICKVRFTRQDKLKVHMRKHTGEKPYLCTQCGAAFAHNYDLKNHMRVHTGLRPYQCSSCFKTFVRSDHLHRHLKKDGCNGIPSRRGRKPRVRDPGLLDAPLSLPSPGSDTSPGPCTIRGRRSSEASSAAEMEGAAEASAQSPQLQEEAGP comes from the exons ATGAAGACGCCCAAGTGCTGGGAAAGTGTTTGGAATGCTTCTAAGAAGCAGGCAGCAGGCAAG ACTCCGGGGGAATTGCAGGGGACTTCAGTGGCTGTGGGCAGGTCCAAGACACCACCCATCAATTTGGCG AcaggcagacggacagacggcaGGACGGATACACGGGTGGGGGCTGTGCTAGGCGGCTCGGCGGCAGGCTGGTGGAAGATGTCGTCAGGAGCCGGTGGGAGGGGTGGACGGCGGCTCAGAGGGACAGCAAGCAGCGCTggtggaggagggagaggaggtgcAGGAGAGGCAGAGGAAGGCCCCGTGGGGATCCCTTTCCCAGAGCACAGCGCAGACATCCTGGGCAGCCTGAACAAGCAGCGGCTTAGCGGCCTGCTGTGCGATGTGCTCCTGGTTTCCCAGGAACTGGAGTTCCCGGCTCACCGCTCCGTCCTGGCGTCCTGCAGCTCCTACTTCCACAAGCTCTTCACTTCAGGAGCCACCGCTGACCAACAGAACGTCTACAACATCGACTTTGTGGTGGCGGAGGCTCTGGGGGCGCTGCTGGACTTTGCCTACACAGCAACATTGACAGTCAGTCACAGCAGTGTTGCTGACATCCTTGCTGCTGCACGCCTCCTGGAAATCCCACCGGTCCAGGACGTCTGTACACACCTGCTGGACTCCAAAGTGCTCTCCCCGCCG GCGGGCAGTGAGCGAagagatgaagaggaggaggggaagGGCAGAGGAGGCAGGGAGCAGGGGAACCGGGTTCGGGCCCAGGAGTTCCTGGAGTTTTACCTGAGAGGGGCCCACtggagcagcagctgcagcacgCCAGAGCTCAGGGACCTGCCCACACATCTGCACTTTAACCACGGTAACGGAGGGACCCCCAGCAACGGGGCTCCTGCTGGCCCCGGCAAGTACTACTCCCCCCTGGCCCTCGCCTTGGCCCAGGCCCCCACACAGGAGCAAGACGAAGAAGACGACGACGAGGAAGATGAGGAAGATGAGGACGGGGAGGCGGTGCAGGGGAACGGAGCAGGCCTGGGGTCAGCTTACTACCCTCCATCCCAAAACGGCCACGTTCACCTCCCCCCTGAGTCTAGGCTGGGGCAGGAGCCAGAGATGGAGGATGAGAGCAGGGAGGCGTTGGCGAGGGACAGGGGGTCTGCAAGTGCCCTACTGCAGCAGATGATGGACTCCATCGAGAGGCAGAAGGATCGCGCAACTACGGGGGAGGAACAGGGAGATGGGGACGACCCAGACATGGAATTTTACTTGAATTATTTTAACAGCACGCAGCACGAGGATCCGGTTTCTGCTGCTGTATCACAGGGAGTGCCGCCGCTCTGGTTATCACGGGGCAGAACAGGCCAAGacagagcaggaggaggagagaggggggtgggagagagagacagcgggggcgcaggaggaggaggaggaggagcaggtgAGAGGAAGATGCGCTCTAAGGCCTTCCAGAAATGTCCCATATGCTCCAAGGTCATTCAAGGAGCAGGCAAGCTACCCCGCCACATCCGAACGCACACGGGAGAGAAACCTTATGAATGCGCCATCTGCAAAGTGCGCTTTACCAG gcaggacaagctcaaggTTCATATGAGGAAGCACACAGGAGAGAAGCCTTACCTGTGTACGCAATGTGGAGCCGCCTTTGCTCACAACTACGACCTGAAGAACCACATGCGCGTGCACACCGGCCTGCGCCCCTATCAGTGCTCCAGCTGCTTTAAGACTTTCGTCCGCTCGGATCACCTGCACCGCCACCTCAAGAAGGACGGCTGCAACGGCATCCCTTCTCGTCGAGGTCGGAAGCCTCGGGTGAGAGACCCCGGGCTCCTCGACGCCCCCCTGAGCCTGCCCAGCCCCGGGTCCGACACGAGCCCCGGGCCGTGCACCATCAGGGGACGGCGGAGCTCGGAGGCATCGTCAGCGGCAGAGATGGAGGGGGCTGCCGAAGCCTCCGCACAGAGTCCTCAACTGCAGGAGGAGGCCGGGCCCTGA
- the zbtb7a gene encoding zinc finger and BTB domain-containing protein 7A isoform X3, translating into MSSGAGGRGGRRLRGTASSAGGGGRGGAGEAEEGPVGIPFPEHSADILGSLNKQRLSGLLCDVLLVSQELEFPAHRSVLASCSSYFHKLFTSGATADQQNVYNIDFVVAEALGALLDFAYTATLTVSHSSVADILAAARLLEIPPVQDVCTHLLDSKVLSPPAGSERRDEEEEGKGRGGREQGNRVRAQEFLEFYLRGAHWSSSCSTPELRDLPTHLHFNHGNGGTPSNGAPAGPGKYYSPLALALAQAPTQEQDEEDDDEEDEEDEDGEAVQGNGAGLGSAYYPPSQNGHVHLPPESRLGQEPEMEDESREALARDRGSASALLQQMMDSIERQKDRATTGEEQGDGDDPDMEFYLNYFNSTQHEDPVSAAVSQGVPPLWLSRGRTGQDRAGGGERGVGERDSGGAGGGGGGAGERKMRSKAFQKCPICSKVIQGAGKLPRHIRTHTGEKPYECAICKVRFTRQDKLKVHMRKHTGEKPYLCTQCGAAFAHNYDLKNHMRVHTGLRPYQCSSCFKTFVRSDHLHRHLKKDGCNGIPSRRGRKPRVRDPGLLDAPLSLPSPGSDTSPGPCTIRGRRSSEASSAAEMEGAAEASAQSPQLQEEAGP; encoded by the exons ATGTCGTCAGGAGCCGGTGGGAGGGGTGGACGGCGGCTCAGAGGGACAGCAAGCAGCGCTggtggaggagggagaggaggtgcAGGAGAGGCAGAGGAAGGCCCCGTGGGGATCCCTTTCCCAGAGCACAGCGCAGACATCCTGGGCAGCCTGAACAAGCAGCGGCTTAGCGGCCTGCTGTGCGATGTGCTCCTGGTTTCCCAGGAACTGGAGTTCCCGGCTCACCGCTCCGTCCTGGCGTCCTGCAGCTCCTACTTCCACAAGCTCTTCACTTCAGGAGCCACCGCTGACCAACAGAACGTCTACAACATCGACTTTGTGGTGGCGGAGGCTCTGGGGGCGCTGCTGGACTTTGCCTACACAGCAACATTGACAGTCAGTCACAGCAGTGTTGCTGACATCCTTGCTGCTGCACGCCTCCTGGAAATCCCACCGGTCCAGGACGTCTGTACACACCTGCTGGACTCCAAAGTGCTCTCCCCGCCG GCGGGCAGTGAGCGAagagatgaagaggaggaggggaagGGCAGAGGAGGCAGGGAGCAGGGGAACCGGGTTCGGGCCCAGGAGTTCCTGGAGTTTTACCTGAGAGGGGCCCACtggagcagcagctgcagcacgCCAGAGCTCAGGGACCTGCCCACACATCTGCACTTTAACCACGGTAACGGAGGGACCCCCAGCAACGGGGCTCCTGCTGGCCCCGGCAAGTACTACTCCCCCCTGGCCCTCGCCTTGGCCCAGGCCCCCACACAGGAGCAAGACGAAGAAGACGACGACGAGGAAGATGAGGAAGATGAGGACGGGGAGGCGGTGCAGGGGAACGGAGCAGGCCTGGGGTCAGCTTACTACCCTCCATCCCAAAACGGCCACGTTCACCTCCCCCCTGAGTCTAGGCTGGGGCAGGAGCCAGAGATGGAGGATGAGAGCAGGGAGGCGTTGGCGAGGGACAGGGGGTCTGCAAGTGCCCTACTGCAGCAGATGATGGACTCCATCGAGAGGCAGAAGGATCGCGCAACTACGGGGGAGGAACAGGGAGATGGGGACGACCCAGACATGGAATTTTACTTGAATTATTTTAACAGCACGCAGCACGAGGATCCGGTTTCTGCTGCTGTATCACAGGGAGTGCCGCCGCTCTGGTTATCACGGGGCAGAACAGGCCAAGacagagcaggaggaggagagaggggggtgggagagagagacagcgggggcgcaggaggaggaggaggaggagcaggtgAGAGGAAGATGCGCTCTAAGGCCTTCCAGAAATGTCCCATATGCTCCAAGGTCATTCAAGGAGCAGGCAAGCTACCCCGCCACATCCGAACGCACACGGGAGAGAAACCTTATGAATGCGCCATCTGCAAAGTGCGCTTTACCAG gcaggacaagctcaaggTTCATATGAGGAAGCACACAGGAGAGAAGCCTTACCTGTGTACGCAATGTGGAGCCGCCTTTGCTCACAACTACGACCTGAAGAACCACATGCGCGTGCACACCGGCCTGCGCCCCTATCAGTGCTCCAGCTGCTTTAAGACTTTCGTCCGCTCGGATCACCTGCACCGCCACCTCAAGAAGGACGGCTGCAACGGCATCCCTTCTCGTCGAGGTCGGAAGCCTCGGGTGAGAGACCCCGGGCTCCTCGACGCCCCCCTGAGCCTGCCCAGCCCCGGGTCCGACACGAGCCCCGGGCCGTGCACCATCAGGGGACGGCGGAGCTCGGAGGCATCGTCAGCGGCAGAGATGGAGGGGGCTGCCGAAGCCTCCGCACAGAGTCCTCAACTGCAGGAGGAGGCCGGGCCCTGA
- the zbtb7a gene encoding zinc finger and BTB domain-containing protein 7A isoform X2 has product MKTPKCWESVWNASKKQAAGKTGRRTDGRTDTRVGAVLGGSAAGWWKMSSGAGGRGGRRLRGTASSAGGGGRGGAGEAEEGPVGIPFPEHSADILGSLNKQRLSGLLCDVLLVSQELEFPAHRSVLASCSSYFHKLFTSGATADQQNVYNIDFVVAEALGALLDFAYTATLTVSHSSVADILAAARLLEIPPVQDVCTHLLDSKVLSPPAGSERRDEEEEGKGRGGREQGNRVRAQEFLEFYLRGAHWSSSCSTPELRDLPTHLHFNHGNGGTPSNGAPAGPGKYYSPLALALAQAPTQEQDEEDDDEEDEEDEDGEAVQGNGAGLGSAYYPPSQNGHVHLPPESRLGQEPEMEDESREALARDRGSASALLQQMMDSIERQKDRATTGEEQGDGDDPDMEFYLNYFNSTQHEDPVSAAVSQGVPPLWLSRGRTGQDRAGGGERGVGERDSGGAGGGGGGAGERKMRSKAFQKCPICSKVIQGAGKLPRHIRTHTGEKPYECAICKVRFTRQDKLKVHMRKHTGEKPYLCTQCGAAFAHNYDLKNHMRVHTGLRPYQCSSCFKTFVRSDHLHRHLKKDGCNGIPSRRGRKPRVRDPGLLDAPLSLPSPGSDTSPGPCTIRGRRSSEASSAAEMEGAAEASAQSPQLQEEAGP; this is encoded by the exons ATGAAGACGCCCAAGTGCTGGGAAAGTGTTTGGAATGCTTCTAAGAAGCAGGCAGCAGGCAAG AcaggcagacggacagacggcaGGACGGATACACGGGTGGGGGCTGTGCTAGGCGGCTCGGCGGCAGGCTGGTGGAAGATGTCGTCAGGAGCCGGTGGGAGGGGTGGACGGCGGCTCAGAGGGACAGCAAGCAGCGCTggtggaggagggagaggaggtgcAGGAGAGGCAGAGGAAGGCCCCGTGGGGATCCCTTTCCCAGAGCACAGCGCAGACATCCTGGGCAGCCTGAACAAGCAGCGGCTTAGCGGCCTGCTGTGCGATGTGCTCCTGGTTTCCCAGGAACTGGAGTTCCCGGCTCACCGCTCCGTCCTGGCGTCCTGCAGCTCCTACTTCCACAAGCTCTTCACTTCAGGAGCCACCGCTGACCAACAGAACGTCTACAACATCGACTTTGTGGTGGCGGAGGCTCTGGGGGCGCTGCTGGACTTTGCCTACACAGCAACATTGACAGTCAGTCACAGCAGTGTTGCTGACATCCTTGCTGCTGCACGCCTCCTGGAAATCCCACCGGTCCAGGACGTCTGTACACACCTGCTGGACTCCAAAGTGCTCTCCCCGCCG GCGGGCAGTGAGCGAagagatgaagaggaggaggggaagGGCAGAGGAGGCAGGGAGCAGGGGAACCGGGTTCGGGCCCAGGAGTTCCTGGAGTTTTACCTGAGAGGGGCCCACtggagcagcagctgcagcacgCCAGAGCTCAGGGACCTGCCCACACATCTGCACTTTAACCACGGTAACGGAGGGACCCCCAGCAACGGGGCTCCTGCTGGCCCCGGCAAGTACTACTCCCCCCTGGCCCTCGCCTTGGCCCAGGCCCCCACACAGGAGCAAGACGAAGAAGACGACGACGAGGAAGATGAGGAAGATGAGGACGGGGAGGCGGTGCAGGGGAACGGAGCAGGCCTGGGGTCAGCTTACTACCCTCCATCCCAAAACGGCCACGTTCACCTCCCCCCTGAGTCTAGGCTGGGGCAGGAGCCAGAGATGGAGGATGAGAGCAGGGAGGCGTTGGCGAGGGACAGGGGGTCTGCAAGTGCCCTACTGCAGCAGATGATGGACTCCATCGAGAGGCAGAAGGATCGCGCAACTACGGGGGAGGAACAGGGAGATGGGGACGACCCAGACATGGAATTTTACTTGAATTATTTTAACAGCACGCAGCACGAGGATCCGGTTTCTGCTGCTGTATCACAGGGAGTGCCGCCGCTCTGGTTATCACGGGGCAGAACAGGCCAAGacagagcaggaggaggagagaggggggtgggagagagagacagcgggggcgcaggaggaggaggaggaggagcaggtgAGAGGAAGATGCGCTCTAAGGCCTTCCAGAAATGTCCCATATGCTCCAAGGTCATTCAAGGAGCAGGCAAGCTACCCCGCCACATCCGAACGCACACGGGAGAGAAACCTTATGAATGCGCCATCTGCAAAGTGCGCTTTACCAG gcaggacaagctcaaggTTCATATGAGGAAGCACACAGGAGAGAAGCCTTACCTGTGTACGCAATGTGGAGCCGCCTTTGCTCACAACTACGACCTGAAGAACCACATGCGCGTGCACACCGGCCTGCGCCCCTATCAGTGCTCCAGCTGCTTTAAGACTTTCGTCCGCTCGGATCACCTGCACCGCCACCTCAAGAAGGACGGCTGCAACGGCATCCCTTCTCGTCGAGGTCGGAAGCCTCGGGTGAGAGACCCCGGGCTCCTCGACGCCCCCCTGAGCCTGCCCAGCCCCGGGTCCGACACGAGCCCCGGGCCGTGCACCATCAGGGGACGGCGGAGCTCGGAGGCATCGTCAGCGGCAGAGATGGAGGGGGCTGCCGAAGCCTCCGCACAGAGTCCTCAACTGCAGGAGGAGGCCGGGCCCTGA